A region of Sulfurimonas sp. DNA encodes the following proteins:
- a CDS encoding AraC family transcriptional regulator, producing the protein MVNEYKINSHITLHKVDEFFNQDSSNFRKSNINGLILYINLEKDMENEYTSLLDNYSIKTEKKHTIIDLINKDEGISKIKRNTHKQFLQLVISKQFLEENLPENRHTEKYINFFQSNKNIENISYKKTNQKTQLIAHEIFNNTYKDKLEKMFIESKVLELLYTEFTDLFKENEVKINKTIKLSSADKDAIYRAKNILINNLSNPPSIKELARKVAINDLKLKIGFHKFFNETPYSISLEYRLQESKLLLEKSELNITEISQKIGYKYASNFSNAFFNRFGLRPKDIMKTRKYYF; encoded by the coding sequence ATGGTAAATGAATATAAAATAAATAGTCACATAACTTTACATAAAGTTGATGAATTTTTCAATCAAGATAGTTCAAACTTTAGAAAAAGCAATATTAATGGTTTAATCTTATATATAAACTTAGAAAAAGATATGGAAAATGAATATACAAGTTTATTAGATAACTACAGTATTAAAACTGAAAAAAAACATACTATTATTGATTTAATAAATAAAGATGAAGGTATATCAAAAATAAAAAGAAATACTCATAAACAATTTTTACAATTAGTTATTAGTAAACAATTTCTAGAAGAAAACTTACCTGAAAATAGACACACTGAAAAATATATTAATTTTTTTCAAAGTAATAAAAATATAGAAAATATAAGTTATAAAAAAACAAATCAAAAAACGCAATTAATTGCACATGAAATTTTTAATAATACCTATAAAGATAAATTAGAGAAGATGTTCATAGAATCAAAAGTATTAGAATTACTTTATACAGAGTTTACAGATTTATTCAAAGAAAATGAAGTAAAAATAAATAAAACTATTAAATTATCTAGTGCTGACAAAGATGCAATATATCGAGCAAAAAATATTTTGATAAATAATCTTAGCAATCCTCCTAGCATTAAAGAGTTGGCAAGAAAAGTTGCTATAAATGATTTAAAATTAAAAATAGGTTTTCATAAGTTTTTTAATGAAACACCTTATTCTATTTCATTAGAATACCGTTTACAAGAATCAAAATTACTCTTAGAAAAAAGTGAATTAAATATAACTGAAATATCACAAAAAATCGGATATAAATATGCTTCAAATTTTTCAAATGCATTTTTTAATAGATTTGGATTAAGACCAAAAGATATTATGAAAACTAGGAAGTATTATTTTTAA